In the Marinomonas algicola genome, one interval contains:
- a CDS encoding MJ1255/VC2487 family glycosyltransferase: protein MKILYGVQATGNGHISRARALAPLLKQLGVEVTYLFSGRESKDFFDMEAFGDYKVKAGLTFQSSNGSLDLFNTLKKVKTKQFIKDVKGIDLTQYDLFVSDFEPIVAWAAKLSGRECIGIGHQYAFSFDIPRYKSQWAAYLFKWFAPSNKQVGLHWSHFNYPILPPIVLSHGAKSSVDPRKVLVYLPFEMSLLVIDLLRTIKEFEFLLHCKDVEPGQYGNVTVYPFGLDRFQKNLRLSQSVLCNAGFELNSEALALGKRILVKPLKGQVEQHSNAIALEMLGLAQATDELTAEGIRLWLDTQIPVQVDYPDTAAYLAQWLSEGALTPVEDMAKELWSQVYAMDHDVNLDIIASA from the coding sequence GTGAAAATATTGTATGGTGTTCAAGCGACAGGTAATGGTCATATCTCACGAGCTCGTGCATTAGCCCCCTTGTTGAAACAATTAGGGGTTGAAGTTACGTATCTATTTTCAGGAAGAGAGTCGAAAGACTTTTTCGATATGGAAGCGTTTGGTGACTATAAAGTGAAGGCTGGCCTTACGTTTCAATCTAGTAATGGGTCGCTGGATCTTTTTAATACACTGAAAAAAGTAAAAACAAAACAATTTATTAAAGACGTTAAAGGCATCGATCTTACTCAATACGATTTGTTCGTCTCTGATTTTGAACCTATAGTAGCCTGGGCGGCGAAATTAAGTGGAAGAGAGTGTATTGGGATCGGTCATCAATATGCTTTCTCTTTTGATATTCCGAGGTATAAAAGCCAATGGGCGGCTTATTTATTTAAATGGTTTGCCCCTTCAAATAAACAGGTAGGCCTTCATTGGAGTCATTTTAACTACCCTATTTTGCCTCCAATTGTATTAAGTCATGGCGCAAAGTCGTCAGTGGACCCTCGAAAAGTGCTGGTTTATCTACCGTTTGAAATGTCTTTACTTGTCATTGATCTTTTAAGAACGATTAAGGAGTTTGAGTTTCTATTACATTGCAAAGATGTTGAACCTGGTCAGTATGGAAACGTCACTGTCTATCCATTTGGTTTAGATAGGTTTCAAAAAAATTTACGATTAAGTCAATCCGTGTTGTGTAACGCTGGATTTGAGCTTAATTCAGAAGCATTGGCGTTAGGTAAACGAATTTTAGTAAAGCCTTTAAAAGGTCAGGTTGAACAGCATTCAAATGCAATTGCTTTAGAAATGCTTGGTTTGGCTCAAGCCACGGATGAACTGACGGCAGAAGGGATTCGCTTGTGGCTAGACACTCAGATTCCTGTACAAGTCGACTATCCAGACACAGCCGCTTATCTAGCTCAGTGGCTTTCAGAGGGCGCATTGACTCCAGTAGAAGATATGGCCAAAGAGTTATGGTCACAAGTCTATGCAATGGATCATGATGTAAACCTTGATATTATTGCGTCAGCTTAA
- a CDS encoding phospholipase A encodes MINKVILFVACSFAFPSFAEDASKQGKEGKNTKEASFIETISPALENLGDEPEQPLSISERAKLSDGLLEQRIRRENATTSNPFVITPHKPNYFLPLAYTHNPNSRNQSESTLSDESLDSVEFKFQISLKFPVSNNVFNTDTSLWFAYTQQAYWQAYNSEISAPFRDTNHEPEAFLLYEVKGESYFMPKYVSLGINHQSNGRVEPFSRSWNRIFAEFIFEHENTILSIKPWYRIPEKKKDDDNPNIEKYLGYGELGVVHVIDDYSIDLMVRNNLRTDNKGAVQLGFTFPVWGKIRGYIQYFNGYGQSLLDYNNKTQSIGLGVTLTGWL; translated from the coding sequence ATGATTAATAAAGTTATTTTGTTTGTCGCGTGCTCTTTTGCTTTTCCTAGTTTTGCTGAAGACGCTTCAAAACAGGGAAAAGAAGGTAAAAATACAAAAGAAGCTTCCTTCATTGAGACTATTTCTCCTGCTTTAGAGAATTTAGGCGATGAGCCTGAGCAGCCCTTATCTATTAGTGAACGAGCTAAGCTATCTGATGGTTTGCTGGAACAGCGAATTCGTAGAGAAAATGCAACAACATCAAACCCTTTTGTCATTACACCTCATAAGCCAAATTACTTTCTGCCTTTGGCTTATACTCATAATCCAAACTCGCGTAACCAATCGGAAAGTACTTTATCCGATGAAAGCTTAGACAGTGTGGAATTTAAATTTCAAATTAGCTTGAAGTTCCCTGTCTCTAATAATGTTTTTAATACCGATACCAGCTTATGGTTTGCTTATACGCAACAGGCTTATTGGCAGGCTTATAATTCAGAGATATCCGCTCCTTTTAGGGATACAAACCATGAACCGGAAGCTTTTCTACTTTATGAGGTTAAGGGTGAGAGTTATTTTATGCCTAAATACGTAAGTTTAGGCATAAATCATCAATCAAACGGTCGAGTAGAGCCTTTTTCACGTTCTTGGAATCGTATTTTTGCTGAGTTTATTTTTGAGCATGAGAATACAATTTTGTCGATTAAACCTTGGTATCGGATCCCTGAAAAGAAGAAAGATGACGATAACCCTAATATTGAAAAATACTTAGGCTATGGTGAGTTAGGGGTGGTGCATGTTATTGATGATTATAGTATCGATTTAATGGTGCGGAATAATTTGCGAACCGATAATAAAGGAGCGGTTCAATTAGGATTTACGTTTCCAGTATGGGGGAAAATTCGTGGTTATATCCAGTATTTTAATGGGTATGGGCAGTCGTTACTTGACTACAATAACAAAACTCAAAGCATAGGTCTTGGCGTAACGCTTACGGGTTGGTTGTAG
- a CDS encoding alpha-E domain-containing protein, whose product MLSRVAERIYWSARYVERVENIARLVSVYDNMMYDLPKGVDISWYNLVKINGSTELFHERYKVQDEKNVLKFMLEDDTNSSSMLSSLKMVRENIRTTRDVVPEATWELINELDIYARTNIKKGINRSDRHTFLTRIIEGCQTINGLLAGTMSRDATWQFVLLGRNVERSDMTTRVLDAAVSLMLQHQEEERLALAQVLWSKVLKSQSAYLNYRRTVRTSISGAKVARFMLNDAYFPRSVSFCFDEMLLAVNKLPHGDAVLESLNALKEMDFEITSSDDLDMKFRDYLNELQIGIIQLSSNITESWFSFDKGEAA is encoded by the coding sequence ATGTTATCACGAGTTGCTGAACGTATTTATTGGAGTGCGCGTTATGTTGAACGTGTTGAAAACATTGCACGCCTAGTAAGTGTTTACGACAATATGATGTATGACTTACCTAAAGGCGTTGATATTAGCTGGTATAATTTGGTTAAAATTAATGGTAGCACTGAATTGTTTCACGAAAGGTATAAGGTTCAAGACGAAAAAAACGTTTTAAAGTTTATGTTAGAAGATGACACAAACTCAAGTTCTATGCTGTCATCCCTTAAAATGGTGCGTGAGAATATTCGTACCACAAGAGATGTGGTTCCTGAAGCCACATGGGAGCTGATCAATGAGCTAGATATCTATGCTCGAACTAATATCAAAAAAGGCATTAATCGATCAGACCGACATACATTTTTGACGAGAATTATTGAGGGTTGCCAGACCATTAATGGCTTATTAGCCGGTACAATGAGTCGTGATGCAACATGGCAATTTGTTCTTTTAGGTCGTAATGTTGAGCGCTCTGATATGACCACTCGAGTATTGGATGCGGCTGTGTCTTTGATGTTACAACATCAGGAAGAAGAACGATTGGCTTTGGCTCAGGTGTTGTGGTCTAAAGTGCTAAAATCCCAAAGTGCGTATCTTAATTACCGTCGTACTGTGAGAACATCTATTAGCGGAGCAAAAGTGGCTAGATTCATGCTGAATGATGCCTACTTCCCTCGTTCTGTGAGTTTTTGTTTTGATGAAATGCTTTTGGCCGTCAATAAGTTACCGCATGGTGACGCTGTTTTAGAGTCATTGAATGCGCTAAAAGAAATGGATTTTGAAATTACCAGTTCCGATGATCTTGACATGAAGTTCAGAGATTATTTAAACGAATTGCAGA
- the folE gene encoding GTP cyclohydrolase I FolE, translating to MQTATTTLTNSLSVGPSVEALKVKEALIKHGLETPMIDNGLTSEEKYQRIKHAFEDVVTTLGLDLSDDSLAETPHRIAKMYVKEIFSGLDYDQFPKITVIDNKMKVDEMVKVCDISFTSTCEHHFVTIDGLAKVAYLPKNKIIGLSKINRIVRFFGQRPQVQERLTQQILVTLQTLLETDNVAVSIVATHYCVKARGVMDASSSTQTTALGGLFKSSDKTRAEFLAR from the coding sequence ATGCAAACAGCGACAACTACTCTTACTAATTCGCTTTCTGTTGGACCGTCTGTTGAAGCGTTAAAAGTTAAAGAGGCTTTAATTAAGCATGGGCTGGAAACACCTATGATTGATAATGGCTTAACTTCTGAAGAAAAATATCAGCGTATTAAGCATGCATTTGAAGATGTTGTAACGACTCTTGGTTTAGATTTGTCTGATGACAGTTTGGCAGAAACACCTCATCGCATCGCTAAAATGTACGTTAAAGAAATTTTTTCAGGATTGGACTATGACCAGTTTCCTAAAATTACAGTGATTGATAACAAGATGAAAGTCGATGAGATGGTAAAGGTATGTGATATTAGCTTTACCAGCACATGCGAACATCATTTTGTCACTATTGATGGTTTGGCCAAAGTCGCGTATTTACCAAAAAATAAAATAATTGGTTTATCTAAGATAAATCGAATTGTGCGTTTTTTTGGTCAACGGCCACAGGTTCAGGAGCGCTTGACTCAGCAGATTTTAGTGACACTACAAACGTTGCTTGAAACAGATAACGTGGCCGTCAGTATTGTCGCAACACATTATTGTGTTAAAGCAAGAGGTGTCATGGATGCAAGCTCTTCAACACAAACGACAGCGCTAGGGGGATTGTTTAAATCAAGCGATAAAACCAGAGCTGAATTCTTAGCCCGATAA
- a CDS encoding phosphatase PAP2 family protein, protein MAVLKQIHHLDVLAFCWCMARKRRAFLANISRCISFTADGPIYLFITFLLFFYGQSQWVVLLLCSFAIERGIYFIAKNGFKRSRPAEALDDFKSFIRPADHFSFPSGHTSGAFLMAYFLSEWLPGLNLCWYFWALNVALSRVFLGVHFPTDTLVGALLGSGCAFIVVEGVVG, encoded by the coding sequence ATGGCGGTATTAAAACAAATTCATCACCTAGATGTGTTGGCTTTTTGTTGGTGTATGGCTCGTAAACGACGAGCTTTTCTTGCAAATATTAGTCGCTGTATTTCGTTTACGGCAGACGGCCCTATTTATCTCTTCATCACTTTTCTTTTGTTTTTTTATGGGCAATCACAATGGGTTGTTCTCTTGCTCTGTTCATTTGCTATAGAACGCGGTATTTATTTTATAGCGAAGAATGGTTTTAAGCGAAGTAGACCCGCAGAAGCATTAGATGATTTTAAAAGCTTTATTCGACCTGCTGATCATTTTTCATTCCCATCTGGGCATACTTCTGGTGCTTTTTTGATGGCGTATTTTTTGTCTGAATGGCTACCTGGACTGAATCTTTGTTGGTATTTTTGGGCTCTAAATGTGGCTCTATCAAGGGTGTTTTTAGGAGTGCATTTTCCTACTGATACCTTGGTAGGTGCCTTGCTCGGATCGGGTTGTGCTTTCATTGTTGTTGAGGGGGTTGTCGGGTGA
- a CDS encoding circularly permuted type 2 ATP-grasp protein produces the protein MEINWKEYDSNNFFDELINEKQEPRAPSKKLVNYLSSLEGDELEKRRLLAEATIQEMGVSFTVYTEEGNIDRAWPFDIIPRTISAADWKIADAGLKQRLNALNLFIDDLYHDQNVIKDGIIPEHIIKESKNFRPECVGISPPFGVWAHICGTDLVRAGEGQFYVLEDNLRVPSGVSYMLENRAITKRVLPELFENDTILPVDDYTSKLFDMLAALSPRDIEVPEIVVLTPGIFNSAYFEHAFLAQQMGAELVEGSDLFVADDDCVYMKTISGPERVDVIYRRIDDLFIDPEAFDPTSVLGVPGLMRAWQKGNVALANAPGAGVADDKVVYAYVPDIIRYYLNEEPILANVETFLCDDPEQREYVLANLDQLVVKPANESGGYGMLVGPHSTKKDQAIFADLIKANPRNYIAQPTLKLSTSPTLVGKGLIEPRHLDLRPFILQSKDTYVTTGGLTRVAMKKGSLVVNSSQGGGSKDTWIVDLEAK, from the coding sequence ATGGAAATAAATTGGAAAGAGTACGATTCTAATAATTTTTTTGATGAACTCATCAACGAGAAGCAAGAACCAAGGGCGCCATCTAAAAAATTAGTGAACTATTTATCATCACTTGAAGGTGATGAATTAGAGAAAAGGAGATTACTTGCCGAAGCGACCATTCAAGAAATGGGCGTGAGTTTTACGGTTTATACAGAAGAAGGAAATATTGATAGAGCTTGGCCTTTTGATATTATCCCAAGAACAATATCAGCCGCGGACTGGAAAATCGCCGATGCAGGATTAAAGCAAAGACTGAATGCGCTGAACCTTTTCATAGATGATCTTTACCACGATCAAAATGTCATTAAAGATGGCATCATTCCAGAACACATCATAAAAGAATCGAAAAACTTTAGACCAGAATGTGTTGGCATCTCGCCACCTTTTGGTGTTTGGGCCCATATTTGTGGCACTGATTTGGTGCGAGCAGGTGAGGGACAGTTTTACGTACTAGAAGATAATTTGCGCGTTCCTTCAGGCGTTTCTTATATGCTCGAAAATAGAGCCATTACAAAGCGAGTATTACCTGAGCTTTTTGAAAACGATACAATTTTACCGGTTGATGATTACACCTCTAAGCTTTTTGATATGTTAGCCGCCCTGTCTCCTAGAGACATAGAAGTTCCTGAAATTGTCGTATTAACTCCTGGAATATTTAATTCAGCTTATTTTGAACATGCATTTCTTGCTCAGCAGATGGGAGCCGAGTTAGTCGAAGGTAGCGATTTATTTGTTGCCGATGATGATTGTGTTTATATGAAAACCATTTCAGGCCCAGAGCGCGTGGATGTGATTTATCGTCGTATTGATGACCTTTTTATTGATCCAGAAGCGTTTGATCCAACTTCAGTATTGGGTGTTCCGGGGTTGATGAGGGCTTGGCAAAAGGGGAATGTTGCTTTAGCAAACGCACCGGGAGCCGGTGTGGCTGATGATAAAGTGGTGTATGCCTATGTGCCTGACATAATTCGATACTACCTTAATGAAGAGCCGATTCTGGCCAATGTTGAAACGTTTCTATGTGATGACCCAGAACAAAGAGAATACGTTTTAGCTAACCTAGACCAGCTAGTGGTGAAACCAGCAAATGAATCTGGTGGTTATGGTATGCTTGTCGGGCCGCATTCAACCAAAAAGGATCAGGCAATTTTTGCTGATTTAATTAAAGCGAATCCTCGTAATTACATTGCACAACCAACATTAAAGCTTTCCACATCGCCAACGTTAGTGGGTAAGGGACTGATAGAACCAAGGCATTTGGATTTACGGCCTTTTATTCTACAAAGCAAAGATACTTATGTGACTACTGGTGGGTTGACTCGTGTTGCAATGAAAAAAGGCTCACTTGTTGTTAACTCATCTCAAGGCGGTGGCAGTAAAGACACTTGGATTGTTGATTTGGAGGCGAAATAA